The following are encoded together in the Triticum dicoccoides isolate Atlit2015 ecotype Zavitan chromosome 6B, WEW_v2.0, whole genome shotgun sequence genome:
- the LOC119326652 gene encoding WAT1-related protein At1g44800-like, producing MGMGWKVLSDVKPYLAMVLLQVGFAGMYIVAVASLKRGMSHFVLVVYRNLVATAVMAPFALYFERGLRPKMTITIFLKIMGLAFLEPVLDQNLYYMGAKLTSAGFAAALINILPAVTFVLALILRMEKVRLRSLHSQAKIAGTVLTVAGAVLMILYHGPAVQFPWTNGQHHAGGAAAGADAAAWLKGTIMVIAACVAWSCFFVLQSSTLRDYPSELSLTVLVCGVGSVMSTGVALVAERANTQAWVIGFDARLFTAVYAGIVCSGVAYYVQGIVSKQRGPVFVTAFNPLCMIITAVMGSIILKEEITLGSVIGAVIIVVGLYFLIWGKSKDKVNQVSDDFIAGSSKGAGELPLTSVTNGNGKQHELGDGKFNGSYVLNVETPATNGNY from the exons ATGGGCATGGGATGGAAAGTTCTGAGCGATGTGAAGCCATACCTGGCGATGGTGCTGCTGCAGGTGGGGTTCGCCGGGATGTACATCGTCGCCGTGGCGTCCCTCAAGCGCGGGATGAGCCACTTCGTGCTCGTTGTCTACCGGAACCTCGTCGCCACCGCTGTCATGGCGCCCTTCGCCCTCTACTTCGAGAG GGGACTGAGGCCAAAGATGACAATTACCATCTTCCTCAAGATCATGGGGCTCGCATTCCTCGA GCCTGTGCTTGATCAGAACCTCTACTACATGGGCGCGAAGCTGACCTCGGCGGGGTTCGCGGCCGCGCTGATCAACATCCTCCCGGCCGTCACCTTCGTGCTGGCGCTCATCCTGCGCATGGAGAAGGTGCGGCTGCGGAGCCTGCACAGCCAGGCCAAGATCGCCGGCACGGTCCTCACAGTGGCCGGCGCCGTGCTCATGATCCTCTACCACGGCCCCGCCGTGCAGTTCCCCTGGACCAATGGCCAGCACCACGCCGGCGGTGCGGCCGCCGGCGCCGATGCAGCGGCGTGGCTAAAGGGGACCATCATGGTCATCGCCGCCTGCGTGGCCTGGTCGTGCTTCTTCGTCCTCCAGTCCAGCACGCTCCGGGACTACCCGTCGGAGCTGTCCCTCACGGTGCTCGTCTGTGGTGTGGGCTCGGTGATGAGCACCGGCGTCGCCCTCGTCGCCGAGCGTGCCAACACCCAGGCGTGGGTCATCGGCTTCGACGCCCGCCTCTTCACCGCCGTCTACGCTGGCATAGTGTGCTCCGGCGTGGCGTACTACGTGCAGGGCATCGTGTCTAAGCAAAGGGGCCCGGTGTTCGTGACGGCCTTCAACCCGCTCTGCATGATCATTACCGCCGTCATGGGCTCCATCATTCTCAAGGAGGAGATCACTCTCGGAAG TGTGATTGGTGCAGTGATCATCGTGGTAGGGCTCTACTTTCTCATATGgggcaagagcaaggacaaagtcaACCAAGTCTCCGACGACTTCATAGCCGGTAGTAGCAAGGGCGCCGGTGAGCTGCCCTTAACCTCGGTGACTAACGGCAACGGCAAGCAGCACGAGCTCGGGGACGGCAAGTTCAACGGCAGCTATGTGTTGAACGTCGAGACGCCGGCGACCAATGGCAACTACTAG